The following proteins come from a genomic window of Myroides odoratus DSM 2801:
- a CDS encoding tetratricopeptide repeat protein, producing MVYYNLAICYLRLNDLEKAERALVAGIYDNPLHASSHYMLAVVKESQQLHIESMLSAYFFLLLEQHSARSIKMLQLIEQGFEKGVSVSTEEKNVINLALDEGKLDSKYGLVEMGLTLSAAVDIAEQKGQDKKAFCDRTTNFLDLLKVVKTENPTLLEIDLVLYVPFFTAITEEEVFCNYVYQTTPGGNLQWLNKNEKKVASFQEWIKTKSFELTQGTE from the coding sequence ATGGTATATTACAATTTGGCGATTTGTTATTTGAGATTAAATGATTTAGAAAAAGCAGAACGTGCATTAGTAGCAGGAATTTACGATAATCCATTACATGCTAGCTCACATTACATGTTGGCCGTAGTAAAAGAAAGTCAGCAACTCCATATAGAATCTATGTTGTCTGCTTATTTTTTCTTGTTGTTAGAGCAGCATTCAGCTCGTAGTATAAAGATGTTGCAATTGATAGAACAAGGTTTTGAAAAAGGAGTTTCAGTGTCTACAGAAGAAAAAAATGTAATCAATTTAGCCCTTGATGAAGGGAAGTTAGATTCTAAATATGGGTTAGTAGAAATGGGATTAACCCTAAGTGCAGCGGTAGATATAGCAGAACAAAAAGGGCAAGATAAAAAGGCTTTCTGTGATCGAACAACTAATTTTTTAGATTTATTAAAAGTAGTAAAGACCGAAAACCCAACGCTATTAGAGATAGATCTCGTTTTGTATGTTCCTTTTTTTACTGCCATAACAGAGGAGGAGGTATTTTGTAATTATGTGTATCAAACAACGCCAGGAGGGAATCTACAATGGCTAAATAAAAATGAGAAGAAAGTCGCATCCTTTCAAGAATGGATAAAGACCAAATCATTTGAATTAACTCAAGGTACAGAATAA
- a CDS encoding MBOAT family O-acyltransferase → MSLFNIEMPSVTLDDVIHWFTFNPKEPLLFNSALFLGMFIVFYFIYIGLRKTFHARLLYVVLFSLFFYYKSSGLYLFILIGSSLMDYTFANTIHHSTNEVKKRFLLTLSVVLNLGLLGYFKYTNFFLDGFNFFADTKFHLDDLILPVGISFYTFQSISYIIEIYRKEIEPTRSFLDYLFFISFFPQLVAGPIVRAKDFIPQIYSNLIVTRDQVNEGMLLIIGGVLKKAVISDYISINFVDRVFDAPNSYTAFENLMASYGYAIQIYCDFSGYSDMAIGIALLLGYRLPMNFNVPYQSTSITEFWRRWHISLSTWLKDFLYISVGGNRKGTFGGYFFPGLFFVGIIGWGVYSYNSSIYPLIIGVLSLVVFMLTIALSKTREKSLFTNFNLLTTMLLGGLWHGASLRFIIWGALHGIALAVHKLVMELFPRKKDKPVSFVWRVISIALTFHFVAFCWIFFRANSFETALNIIYNIADLEFDWDAWQTIIIGYKNVFLLIAIGFVWHFIPKRWMAIPQQWFNVAPIFVKSVVLGFVFWVVYATATAGPQPFIYFQF, encoded by the coding sequence ATGAGTCTATTTAATATAGAAATGCCCTCTGTAACCTTGGATGATGTGATCCATTGGTTTACATTTAACCCTAAAGAACCGTTGTTGTTCAACTCGGCTTTGTTTTTGGGTATGTTTATTGTTTTTTACTTTATCTATATTGGTCTAAGGAAAACGTTTCACGCCCGTCTCTTGTATGTGGTTCTATTTTCGTTGTTTTTCTATTATAAATCAAGTGGATTATACCTTTTTATTTTAATAGGATCATCCTTGATGGATTACACGTTTGCCAATACCATTCACCACAGTACCAATGAGGTGAAAAAACGGTTTTTGTTGACGTTAAGCGTGGTCTTAAACCTCGGGTTGTTGGGGTATTTTAAATACACCAATTTCTTTTTGGATGGATTCAACTTCTTTGCAGATACGAAGTTTCATTTAGATGATTTGATTTTACCAGTGGGAATCTCGTTTTACACGTTTCAATCCATCAGCTATATCATTGAAATTTACCGCAAAGAGATTGAACCGACTAGAAGCTTTTTAGACTACCTGTTCTTTATCTCCTTTTTCCCTCAATTAGTAGCAGGGCCTATTGTCCGTGCCAAAGATTTCATTCCACAGATTTATTCCAATCTCATTGTAACCCGAGATCAGGTTAATGAAGGAATGCTCCTAATTATTGGAGGGGTTTTAAAAAAGGCGGTAATCTCAGATTATATCTCGATTAACTTTGTAGACCGCGTATTTGACGCTCCAAATAGTTATACGGCATTTGAAAATTTAATGGCCTCCTATGGTTATGCCATTCAGATTTACTGTGACTTTTCTGGATATTCAGATATGGCCATTGGTATTGCATTATTATTGGGATACCGATTACCGATGAACTTTAATGTGCCTTATCAGTCCACGTCCATTACAGAGTTTTGGAGAAGATGGCATATTTCATTGTCTACGTGGTTAAAAGATTTCTTGTATATCTCAGTAGGAGGAAATCGAAAAGGAACCTTTGGCGGATATTTCTTTCCTGGTTTATTTTTCGTTGGAATTATAGGCTGGGGAGTCTATAGCTATAATTCGAGTATCTATCCTCTGATTATCGGTGTATTGTCTTTGGTGGTATTTATGTTGACGATCGCCTTGTCAAAAACAAGAGAAAAGAGTTTGTTTACCAATTTCAACTTGTTGACAACGATGTTGTTGGGTGGTTTATGGCACGGTGCCAGCTTGCGCTTCATTATTTGGGGAGCGTTGCACGGAATTGCACTAGCGGTACACAAATTGGTGATGGAGTTATTTCCACGTAAAAAAGATAAACCCGTTTCTTTCGTATGGCGAGTTATTTCTATTGCGTTAACATTTCACTTTGTAGCGTTTTGTTGGATTTTCTTCCGCGCTAATTCATTTGAAACCGCCTTGAATATTATCTACAATATTGCAGATCTAGAATTTGATTGGGATGCTTGGCAAACGATTATTATAGGATATAAGAATGTATTTTTACTTATTGCTATTGGATTTGTATGGCATTTTATTCCTAAACGTTGGATGGCAATCCCTCAACAATGGTTTAATGTAGCACCCATATTTGTGAAATCAGTGGTGTTGGGATTTGTATTCTGGGTAGTATATGCAACAGCTACAGCAGGTCCACAACCTTTTATTTACTTCCAATTTTAA
- a CDS encoding DUF4265 domain-containing protein → MKEQYEQIAIQYHSEVLEKETEEILWGIVIDADKNLFQVDNIPFYGPELSCEDIIYATFNEQEKRYKLEHIETPSGNSTIQVMVLKEKYNREDLYNEILYAQTEIELVDDYYFVINVPVKTDYKNVYAILAALEEEQVISFAEPNLSPKHSADIRK, encoded by the coding sequence ATGAAAGAACAATACGAGCAGATTGCTATCCAATATCACAGTGAAGTATTAGAGAAAGAAACGGAAGAAATTTTATGGGGAATTGTAATTGATGCGGACAAAAACTTGTTTCAGGTTGATAATATTCCTTTTTACGGCCCAGAATTATCTTGTGAAGATATTATTTATGCCACTTTCAACGAGCAAGAAAAACGCTATAAATTAGAGCATATTGAAACGCCTTCTGGCAACAGTACCATTCAGGTTATGGTGTTAAAAGAAAAATACAATCGCGAGGATTTATACAACGAGATTTTATACGCACAAACGGAAATTGAATTGGTTGATGATTATTACTTTGTTATCAATGTACCAGTTAAAACGGATTACAAAAACGTATACGCCATTTTAGCTGCCTTAGAAGAAGAACAAGTAATTTCTTTTGCAGAACCCAATTTATCTCCTAAACACAGTGCAGATATCAGAAAATAA
- a CDS encoding tetratricopeptide repeat protein: protein MKKYICTLFLFMVSSMTIYAQNQLEQLLKEGIAYHDKGQYDKAIESYQKMLALDPNSAIAYYEISMSYMYAKQYDLAIEYSSKAVERGGRYSVPALVVKASSLSNLNRIDEAIELLE, encoded by the coding sequence ATGAAAAAGTATATCTGCACCTTATTCTTGTTCATGGTTTCTTCCATGACTATATATGCTCAAAATCAATTGGAACAATTGTTGAAAGAAGGAATCGCTTATCACGACAAAGGACAGTACGACAAAGCCATCGAAAGTTATCAAAAGATGTTAGCGTTAGATCCAAACTCTGCCATTGCTTACTATGAAATAAGTATGAGCTACATGTACGCAAAACAATATGATTTGGCTATTGAATATAGTAGTAAAGCCGTAGAAAGAGGAGGGAGATATAGTGTTCCTGCTCTTGTTGTAAAAGCCTCTTCGTTGAGTAATTTAAATAGAATAGACGAAGCTATTGAGCTATTAGAATAG